Genomic segment of Salvia hispanica cultivar TCC Black 2014 chromosome 2, UniMelb_Shisp_WGS_1.0, whole genome shotgun sequence:
GTGACATTATAGTGTTCACCacttcaatttgattttttggatGGAAACtagcaaatttgattttttggatGGAAACTAGCAGCAGAGCAAAATAAGAGTTCAGCTCGAGTTTTGGAGTCTCTGTAACTTGTAAAAAGGTTCTGTCACCAAACAATAtaggaaatttttttagtgaagGATCTGTCACCTacaatactaataatatcTAGGAAATTTTTTGTCCATCGTTTTAGTGAAGGTTGCATAATctgtatatattttgattgtatTCCCATAAAATGTTTTTGACACTTGATTACGCTGTGAAGGATCGCCTGGCAAGACTTGAAGCTTCACTGGCCAAAAACAAAGGTATTCTCAAGATTCAGGTTCACTTCCTCAGCTGAAAACTTGGACATAAAAAACGGTACTCTGATTTTTGGTCCCCTTTGCAAATGGTGTTGTTCAGGATCTGGAAATGACGAACAGCTTAAGTTGGTGGGCGACCTCCAATCACAGCTCGAGAGTGCAAAGGCCGAGCAGCTTGCTGAAAGGGAAAAGGTAGTGTTCATTACTGGGATCTTACAGTAATGTGTTGAATTAAAATCCACCTTTCTGATTATCCTTGCATCAGGCTACGAAGGAGTTGCAGAGGCTTACAACTGAAAATGCAAAGCTAGAATACCGGATCATACATCTTGTTCGAGCATTGAAGGAGGCTGGTAGCAAACCGGTAGCTAAGTAAGGTATGGAGAATATGAACTGCATTGATAGCATGTTCTTTTATTGGAAACTGATTGTTCTAGAATTCAAGATCTGGTGAACTGGAAACtagataaacaaaaatttgtaTTCGAGCA
This window contains:
- the LOC125207373 gene encoding uncharacterized protein LOC125207373, translating into MAAESNNLEETLRPFYQRASEAEDRLARLEASLAKNKGSGNDEQLKLVGDLQSQLESAKAEQLAEREKATKELQRLTTENAKLEYRIIHLVRALKEAGSKPVAK